Proteins found in one Anopheles aquasalis chromosome 3, idAnoAquaMG_Q_19, whole genome shotgun sequence genomic segment:
- the LOC126574011 gene encoding myocyte-specific enhancer factor 2 isoform X8 produces MGRKKIQISRITDERNRQVTFNKRKFGVMKKAYELSVLCDCEIALIIFSSSNKLYQYASTDMDKVLLKYTEYNEPHESLTNKNIIEKENKNGTMSPDSPEPEDSYNLTPRTEAKYNKMDEDFQIMMQRNQQLTAAGSGRSNMATNSYSLPVSVPVSVPVIGTYNDSMLQSSPQMAHNSISPRPSSSETDSVYPSGGILEMSNGYPHSTSPLGGSPSPGPSPGIGSHQAHNNNNNTHNTHNKKFHFDNAVQTIKQSPSGGSGSSGSRSTNLRVVIPTPMNPTITADDISYVEHTARQQTNLNTPVVALQTPIPGLANYTTTLGSFGAQDFSLNSDIMIGPWGSTSNHSQNSSAAAAAAAMGSLQHSSGLPHLAVSNSTPPPSTSPLSVKIKAEPISPPREHHNAAHHHHHQQGGANGGPAATNANGTAGNGTNVNASNNSQQANGSNNAQQLTSMGNNVVVSGGGCGSGAAAGSLGSNLNHSHMIHSRPSSTGHLTPTPDSYMSLGGSHLTGSVTPTNAPSPVDIRHLSTGGSHLPEYDAAPSASRSDNGNSGVNGHCYLDDNSNQVVVIDHDNGDRSGNSPFAHKLHQQAHGHSNHHFQTQHQQQQLLLHQQQQQQQQQQQQQQQHISSQLLHPFYNQPHHSHHHHHHHHQQHILANNNSSTNSNNNQGYSSQPTSPYHNHNSNSSEPKQLTGGHSPSPVLNGASTGALDAQSQSMAMQTRY; encoded by the exons ATGGGTAGgaaaaagatacagatttCCAGGATAACGGATGAACGAAACCGGCAG GTGACGTTCAACAAGCGCAAATTTGGAGTTATGAAGAAGGCGTACGAACTGTCCGTGCTTTGTGATTGTGAAATTGCACTCATTAtctttagcagcagcaacaagctcTACCAGTATGCCAGCACGGACATGGACAAGGTGCTGCTGAAGTACACCGAGTACAACGAGCCGCACGAGTCGCTGaccaacaaaaacataatTGAG aaagagaacaaaaatgGCACGATGTCACCGGATTCGCCCGAACCGGAAGATAGCTACAATCTCACACCGCGCACTGAGGCAAAGTACAACAAAATGGACGAAGACTTTCAGATCATGATGCAGCGTAACCAGCAGCTGACGGCTGCTGGTAGCGGTCGATCCAACATGGCCACCAACAGCTACTCGCTGCCGGTGTCCGTACCCGTCTCGGTTCCAGTGATCGGTACTTACAACGACTCGATGCTTCAGAGCAGCCCCCAAATGGCACACAATAGTATTAGTCCTAGGCCATCCAGCTCAGAAACAGATTCGG TGTATCCCTCCGGTGGCATACTGGAAATGTCAAATGGTTATCCTCACTCCACGTCGCCCCTGGGCGGATCTCCCAGTCCCGGACCGAGTCCAGGTATAGGCTCCCATCAGGCacataataataacaataacacCCATAATACCCATAACAAAA AGTTCCATTTTGATAATGCAGTGCAAACAATAAAGCAAAGTCCTTCaggcggaagcggaagctcCGGTTCTCGGTCAACTAATCTACGAGTGGTCATACCTACGCCCATGAATCCAACCATCACTGCGGACGATATTTCTTATGTTGAG cacacggcacggcaacaGACGAATTTAAATACACCGGTAGTGGCCCTGCAAACACCGATTCCGGGGCTGGCGAATTACACGACCACGTTGGGATCGTTTGGGGCACAGGACTTTTCGCTCAACTCGGACATCATGATCGGTCCCTGGGGTTCCACATCTAACCATAGCCAAAACTCTtcggctgcagcggccgcggccgccaTGGGCAGCCTACAGCACTCGAG CGGTTTGCCCCATCTAGCGGTCTCGAACAGCACACCACCCCCGTCGACTTCGCCGCTCTCGGTGAAAATAAAGGCGGAACCGATCTCACCGCCGCGCGAGCACCATAATGCggcgcatcatcaccatcatcagcagggTGGCGCAAATGGTGGGCCTGCGGCAACGAACGCGAATGGCACCGCCGGAAACGGTACGAACGTCAATGCATCCAACAACAGCCAACAAGCCAATGGGAGCAACAATGCGCAGCAGCTGACTTCCATGGGTAACAACGTGGTGGTCAGTGGAGGTGGTTGCGGtagtggtgcagcagcaggatcgctAGGATCTAATCTGAACCACTCTCACATGATACATTCGAGACCTTCCTCGACAGGCCATCTAACACCTACACCGG ACTCGTACATGTCCTTAGGTGGCAGCCATCTGACTGGTTCCGTAACGCCAACGAATGCACCATCGCCGGTCGATATTCGACATCTCAGCACCGGCGGCAGTCACCTTCCTGAGTACGACGCTGCACCATCCGC CTCCCGTAGCGATAATGGTAATAGTGGTGTGAATGGACATTGTTATCTGGATGACAATTCCAACCAAGTCGTCGTTATCGACCACGACAACGGTGACAGAAGCGGAAACAGCCCGTTTGCGCATAAACTTCACCAACAAGCACATGGACACAGCAACCATCATTTCCAAactcagcatcaacagcagcaactgctgctgcatcaacaacaacaacaacaacagcaacagcaacaacagcagcagcagcacatttcGTCTCAGCTTCTACATCCCTTCTATAACCAACCACATCAttcacaccatcatcatcatcatcaccatcagcagcatattcttgctaacaacaacagtagcaccaACAGTAACAATAATCAAGGCTATTCGAGCCAACCCACATCGCCATATCATAACcataacagcaacagcagtgagCCGAAACAACTGACCGGAGGGCATTCGCCTTCGCCGGTACTTAACGGAGCCTCAACGGGCGCTTTAGATGCTCAATCACAATCCATGGCTATGCAAACGCGCTACTGA
- the LOC126574011 gene encoding myocyte-specific enhancer factor 2 isoform X7: protein MGRKKIQISRITDERNRQVTFNKRKFGVMKKAYELSVLCDCEIALIIFSSSNKLYQYASTDMDKVLLKYTEYNEPHESLTNKNIIELQVNAQKENKNGTMSPDSPEPEDSYNLTPRTEAKYNKMDEDFQIMMQRNQQLTAAGSGRSNMATNSYSLPVSVPVSVPVIGTYNDSMLQSSPQMAHNSISPRPSSSETDSVYPSGGILEMSNGYPHSTSPLGGSPSPGPSPVQTIKQSPSGGSGSSGSRSTNLRVVIPTPMNPTITADDISYVEHTARQQTNLNTPVVALQTPIPGLANYTTTLGSFGAQDFSLNSDIMIGPWGSTSNHSQNSSAAAAAAAMGSLQHSRILFSGLPHLAVSNSTPPPSTSPLSVKIKAEPISPPREHHNAAHHHHHQQGGANGGPAATNANGTAGNGTNVNASNNSQQANGSNNAQQLTSMGNNVVVSGGGCGSGAAAGSLGSNLNHSHMIHSRPSSTGHLTPTPDSYMSLGGSHLTGSVTPTNAPSPVDIRHLSTGGSHLPEYDAAPSAQAHKRPRISEGWAT, encoded by the exons ATGGGTAGgaaaaagatacagatttCCAGGATAACGGATGAACGAAACCGGCAG GTGACGTTCAACAAGCGCAAATTTGGAGTTATGAAGAAGGCGTACGAACTGTCCGTGCTTTGTGATTGTGAAATTGCACTCATTAtctttagcagcagcaacaagctcTACCAGTATGCCAGCACGGACATGGACAAGGTGCTGCTGAAGTACACCGAGTACAACGAGCCGCACGAGTCGCTGaccaacaaaaacataatTGAG TTGCAGGTAAACGCGcagaaagagaacaaaaatgGCACGATGTCACCGGATTCGCCCGAACCGGAAGATAGCTACAATCTCACACCGCGCACTGAGGCAAAGTACAACAAAATGGACGAAGACTTTCAGATCATGATGCAGCGTAACCAGCAGCTGACGGCTGCTGGTAGCGGTCGATCCAACATGGCCACCAACAGCTACTCGCTGCCGGTGTCCGTACCCGTCTCGGTTCCAGTGATCGGTACTTACAACGACTCGATGCTTCAGAGCAGCCCCCAAATGGCACACAATAGTATTAGTCCTAGGCCATCCAGCTCAGAAACAGATTCGG TGTATCCCTCCGGTGGCATACTGGAAATGTCAAATGGTTATCCTCACTCCACGTCGCCCCTGGGCGGATCTCCCAGTCCCGGACCGAGTCCAG TGCAAACAATAAAGCAAAGTCCTTCaggcggaagcggaagctcCGGTTCTCGGTCAACTAATCTACGAGTGGTCATACCTACGCCCATGAATCCAACCATCACTGCGGACGATATTTCTTATGTTGAG cacacggcacggcaacaGACGAATTTAAATACACCGGTAGTGGCCCTGCAAACACCGATTCCGGGGCTGGCGAATTACACGACCACGTTGGGATCGTTTGGGGCACAGGACTTTTCGCTCAACTCGGACATCATGATCGGTCCCTGGGGTTCCACATCTAACCATAGCCAAAACTCTtcggctgcagcggccgcggccgccaTGGGCAGCCTACAGCACTCGAG AATCCTTTTCAGCGGTTTGCCCCATCTAGCGGTCTCGAACAGCACACCACCCCCGTCGACTTCGCCGCTCTCGGTGAAAATAAAGGCGGAACCGATCTCACCGCCGCGCGAGCACCATAATGCggcgcatcatcaccatcatcagcagggTGGCGCAAATGGTGGGCCTGCGGCAACGAACGCGAATGGCACCGCCGGAAACGGTACGAACGTCAATGCATCCAACAACAGCCAACAAGCCAATGGGAGCAACAATGCGCAGCAGCTGACTTCCATGGGTAACAACGTGGTGGTCAGTGGAGGTGGTTGCGGtagtggtgcagcagcaggatcgctAGGATCTAATCTGAACCACTCTCACATGATACATTCGAGACCTTCCTCGACAGGCCATCTAACACCTACACCGG ACTCGTACATGTCCTTAGGTGGCAGCCATCTGACTGGTTCCGTAACGCCAACGAATGCACCATCGCCGGTCGATATTCGACATCTCAGCACCGGCGGCAGTCACCTTCCTGAGTACGACGCTGCACCATCCGCGCAGGCACATAAAAGACCAAGAATATCGGAGGGTTGGGCAACATAG